The genomic segment CCGAGGACATCGCCGAACCGGAAGTCGAAGCCGACGTCGAGGTTGACCACGAGGATGAGCCCGAGGTCGAGGAGCCGGAAGAACCGGATGAGCCTGTCGACTCCGATGAAGAAGCTGACGCAGACCCTGAAGACGACGAGCCAGAAGAACTCGACTCCGACGAAGAGGCTGACGCAGACCCTGAAGACGACGAGCCAGAAGAGCTCGAGTCCGAAGCAGGGCTTGAGCCAGAGGACGACGATGTCGTGCCGGAAGGCGCGTTCGATCCCGATGCTGACGATGTCGTCGTTGCTGCCGCCGCACCCATCCACGAAGTTGGGGACGACGACGATGGCCCTTCGCACAACGGTCGCCGGGTACTGCTCGGAATCCTCGGTCTGGTTGCTGCGCTGTACGTAGCCGGCTACTTCCTTACTGGATCCCGTATGCCCGCCAACGCGACGATCGGAGGCGTCGACGTCAGCGGCAAGTCACCGTCGGCCGCGCGGGCAGCAGTCGATCAGGAACTGACGCCGCGCATCGCCAACGAGATCGTGCTCAACCACGGCAAGAAGGAGTTCCGCATCAAGCCCGCCGATGCCGGACTCGTCTTCAACCTTGATCGGTCAATCGAAGAGGCCGGCGGCAACCGCAGCTGGAACCCGTCGGAGATGGTTGGACTGTTCTTCGGTGATCACGAGACGGCTCCCGCACTCGACGTCGACGACGCGAAGCTTCAAAGCGTGATCGGCACAATCGGCGAGTCGGTCAACCTTGAGGTCGTTGAAGCGCAGATCACGTTCCCCAAGGGCAAGCCCACACCCCGCGAGCCGAAGGCGGGACTTGTCGTTGCCCGTGATGACGCAGCTGAAGCAATGAAGGGTGCATACCTGGTCACGGACAAGCCGGTTGCAGTGCCGACCGTCGTGGTCGAGCCTGCGGTCGACGCTGACGGCCTTGCGGACGCGATGAAGACGATCGCCGAACCAGCTGTCGCTGGTCCCGTCACTCTTGCTGTCGGTGACAAGAAGGTCTCTCTTCCCGTCAGCGCCTACACGCCTGCCCTCGTCATACACATCGAGGACAACGTGCTCAAGCCGTACATCGACCCCAAGAAGCTGGCCAAGCCACTGACCAATTCGGTGACTGGCCTTGGCAAGAAGGCCGTCGATGCGACGGTTCGCATCGAGAACGGCAAGCCTGTCGTCATTCCGGGCAAGGAAGGCGTCGGTCTGCAGCCCGAGGAGATGGCCAAGAAGCTTCTGCCGGTGATCGACAAGACCGGCGACGAACGCAGGATCTCGATCAAGGCCAAGGTTGTCGACCCGCTGTTCACGACCAAGGACGCCAAGGCCCTCAAGATCAAGGAACGCATCAGCAGCTTCACGACGCACTTTCCGTACGCCGAATATCGCAACACCAACCAGAGTCGCGCGGCCGCGTTGCTCAACGGCACGATCATCAAGCCGGGCGAGACGTTCAGCTTCAACAAGATCGTCGGCGAGCGGACCGTTGCCAACGGCTTTGTGTCCGGCTTCGTGATCAATGGCGGCGTGTTCCGCGAAGAGCTCGGTGGCGGCGTCTCGCAGGTCGCGACGACGATGTACAACGCCGGATTCTTCGGTGGCATGGACGACGTCGAGCACCACCCGCATGCGTTCTACATCAACCGCTATCCCGCAGGCCGCGAAGCGACCGTCTACTACGGCAGCCTCGATCTGCGTTGGAAGAACTCGACGAAGTACGGCGTC from the Aeromicrobium panaciterrae genome contains:
- a CDS encoding VanW family protein, whose amino-acid sequence is MTDRPDEPDATESPEPRDENVEDVVDEAAEVDPDIDAALDSEAEDIAEPEVEADVEVDHEDEPEVEEPEEPDEPVDSDEEADADPEDDEPEELDSDEEADADPEDDEPEELESEAGLEPEDDDVVPEGAFDPDADDVVVAAAAPIHEVGDDDDGPSHNGRRVLLGILGLVAALYVAGYFLTGSRMPANATIGGVDVSGKSPSAARAAVDQELTPRIANEIVLNHGKKEFRIKPADAGLVFNLDRSIEEAGGNRSWNPSEMVGLFFGDHETAPALDVDDAKLQSVIGTIGESVNLEVVEAQITFPKGKPTPREPKAGLVVARDDAAEAMKGAYLVTDKPVAVPTVVVEPAVDADGLADAMKTIAEPAVAGPVTLAVGDKKVSLPVSAYTPALVIHIEDNVLKPYIDPKKLAKPLTNSVTGLGKKAVDATVRIENGKPVVIPGKEGVGLQPEEMAKKLLPVIDKTGDERRISIKAKVVDPLFTTKDAKALKIKERISSFTTHFPYAEYRNTNQSRAAALLNGTIIKPGETFSFNKIVGERTVANGFVSGFVINGGVFREELGGGVSQVATTMYNAGFFGGMDDVEHHPHAFYINRYPAGREATVYYGSLDLRWKNSTKYGVLVRAWVVKSTPGSQGEMHVQLWSTKIYDVKSGQSARRNFRAPGKQYDDTDRCVPQDPIQGFDIDIYRTFYKDGKKVKSETDTAHYQAADTVICGKKPPA